In Phaeobacter sp. G2, the DNA window ATGCCACCGCCCATGCCTCAATTCTGGGCGTGGCGCTGGCATTGGGGTTTCAGGTGCCAATCTTTGCCGGGGTGCTGATTGTTGCCCTGTTGATGGCCACCGCGGTCTCCAGCCTGAGCGGACGCGGCTTTGCCATGGATACCCTGCTGGGGGTTCTGGCGCATTCCTCGCTGGCCTTTGGGCTGGTGGCGGTCTCCTTTTTGCAGGGGATCCGCATTGATCTGATGGCCTATCTGTTTGGTGATATACTTGCAGTAAGCCGGATGGACCTTGCGGTGATCTGGGGCGGCGCGGCGCTGGTTCTGCTGCTGCTTTGGGCCAGATGGTCTGCCCTGCTAACCGCCACGCTCAGCCCGGATCTGGCCTATGCGGCGGGGATCAACCCCAAGCGCGAACAGCTGGTCCTGACCATTGCTCTGGCCCTGGTTGTCGCCACCGCCATCAAGGTGGTGGGTGTGTTGTTGATTTCAGCCCTGTTGCTGATCCCCGCTGCCGCTGCCCGCCCCTTTGCTGCAACGCCAGAGCGCATGGCCACCATCGCCGTGGGGATCGGTGCTCTCTCGGCCCTTGCCGGTCTGCAGCTGTCCTTTATGCTCGACACCCCCACCGGGCCAACAATTGTCTGCTTTGCCGCAGTGCTTTTTGCCCTGACCAATCTCGTCAGCCTTGTCTACCGCCAACTGCGGGCCGCATCAGCCCAGAGCCGCTAGTGCCACCACCAAAGCATCAGTTTTGCCGCAGCCAGAGCTCAGTCGTGGCGCCACTGTGCGGTTGGCTCCATTTGTAAATCGCCGCAAGCAGGGCCTGTTTGTTGATTGGCTTGCTGAGGAAATCATCCATGCCTGCGGCCAGGCATTTGTCACGATGAGAGTCCAGCGCATTGGCGGTCAGGGCGATGATAGGGCAGCCTGTCCCGCTGGCCTGAGCGGCGCTTTCAATTGCGC includes these proteins:
- a CDS encoding metal ABC transporter permease; amino-acid sequence: MIPLLDSFLLRAALAGTGVAVAAAPLGCFVVWRRMAYFGDATAHASILGVALALGFQVPIFAGVLIVALLMATAVSSLSGRGFAMDTLLGVLAHSSLAFGLVAVSFLQGIRIDLMAYLFGDILAVSRMDLAVIWGGAALVLLLLWARWSALLTATLSPDLAYAAGINPKREQLVLTIALALVVATAIKVVGVLLISALLLIPAAAARPFAATPERMATIAVGIGALSALAGLQLSFMLDTPTGPTIVCFAAVLFALTNLVSLVYRQLRAASAQSR